From the Streptomyces sp. NBC_00654 genome, the window TTCCCCCCTCCCCGCCCCGGCTACCCGGCCTCGGTGACGAGCACGGCCATCAGGCCGTCGTACCCCTTGTCCCCCACGGTCTGGAGCGCGGTGGCGCTCAGGGTCGGGTCGGCGGCGACGAGTTCGGTGAACCGGCGCACTCCCTGCACCTTCGGGTCGGTGCTTTCGGCGTCGACGACCTCACCGTCGCGTACGACGTTGTCGGCGATGATCAGGCTGCCCGGCCGGGTCAGCTCGACGGACCAGGCGAGGTAGTCGGGGTTGCTGGGCTTGTCGGCGTCGATGAACACGACGTCGAACGGCCCGTACCCCTCGGCGGCCAGCACGGGAAGCGTCTCCAGCGCCGGCCCGACCCGGACCTCGACGACATCGGCGAGCCCGGCCCGCGCGATATTGGCGCGGGCGACCTCGGCGTACGCCGGGTCCGCCTCCAGCGTCACGAGCCTGCCGCCCTCCGGGAGCGCCCGCGCCAGCCAGATGGTGCTGTAGCCGCCGAGGGTGCCGATCTCCAGGATGGTCCGCGCCCCCTGGAGCCGGGCCATCATGTTGAGCAGCTTGCCCTGATTGGGGGCGACCTGGATCTCCGGCAGCCCCGCCGCCCCACTCGCCTCGACGGCGGCGTCCAGAGCCTCGTCGGGCCCCACCAGCAAGCCGTTGAAGTAATTGTCGACCGCGGTCCACCGTGCCTGCGTCATGCGCTCTCCCTGCTCCGTAACGGGTGAGTTCCCATAGGGAACTCACCCGAACCTACTAGACGAGGCCACACCGTGTCCTCCCGGCCCGGCGGTGGGGACCTACGAGTGGCGGACACACGAGTGGGAGGCGCACGGGTGAGAGACCTACGAGTGGCAGGCGCACGAGTGGCGGACGGGGATGTCGAGCGGCTGGTCCGCGGGTCACGCCCTCAGCGGGGATCCCGGCGCATGCACCAGGTGCGGAGGCCGTTGTCGGGAAGCTGGACATCGGCGGTGACCTTGAAGCCGAGGCGCTCGTAGAAGGCCACGTTCCGCTCACTGGAGGTCTCCAGGAAGGCCGGGTGCCCGGCGCGCTCGGCCGCCTCGATGCCGGGAGCCAGCACCGCGCTGCCGAGACCCCGTCCCTGGGCTTCCGGAGCCACCGCCACCGTGTTGAGGAACCACACCGGCTCCTGGGGCCGATGGGGAGCGACGATCTGTTCCGCGGCCTCGAAGGCGGCCGCCCGGTCACCGGCGAGCTCACCGATCAGTGGGCCGATCTCGGCGAAGGCGGGCGAGGGGTCCTGGTCGGGAGTGGCCCAGACAGCGACAGCGCGGCCCTCTTCGGCGACCCAGACGCGGCCGTACGGCATCCCGATGCGCGTCAGGCACAGCTCCTGGAACTGCCGGATCCGGCCCTCGTGGTCGTCCGCGGCGATCACGTACCGCGTATAGGGGTAGTCGGCAAAGGCCCAGGTGAGGGAGTCGACCGCGGTCGGGACATCGGCGTCGGTGATGGGGCGTACGGAAGCGTCGTTCTGGTGCTGTGACATACCTGTGAGACGATCCGGGCGGCAGAAGAATTCCCGGACGGCGCGGCACACCGGGAGATCGGCCCGCCCCGCGGTCCCCGTCGGCCGACCGCACCCTCGCCGTGAAAGCCCTCGATGGGAACGTCCTCGACGGGAACGCGCCGGGCTTCGACCGTCGCCTTCACCCCACCGACCGCTGTCCGGCATCCCGTGCGCCGGGATGCGACTCCGGCGGCGCCCCGAAGCGCGCGAGGCAGTGCCACACCTTCTTGACCGCTTGCGGGTCGTAGTGGCCGAGGCGGGCGGCGTCCCCGACGATGCGCGGATCCAGTGCGCCGTCGACCGCGAGGCGCGTGCCCAGATCGACGTACGGCCGGCCTCGGTAACCGGGATGGCGGCGGAGTTCCTCGACCGTGAGCCGAAACCCGGGGTGCCACTCCACGGGGCAGGCAAGACGCCGCGCTGCGGCTTCGACGGCCGTACCCCGGTAGCAGGGGTCCAGGACCAGCGCCTCCACATCACGGTCCAGCCGGACCGGGCCGTGTATCTGTGCCTCGATGTAGTCGTCGAGGGCGTCCCGACCGCCGGTCCGGGCCAGTTCGATGAGCCGCATGCGGCCCGCGACGCCGAAGTCGGAAGGTTCGAGAAGGCT encodes:
- a CDS encoding O-methyltransferase, which encodes MTQARWTAVDNYFNGLLVGPDEALDAAVEASGAAGLPEIQVAPNQGKLLNMMARLQGARTILEIGTLGGYSTIWLARALPEGGRLVTLEADPAYAEVARANIARAGLADVVEVRVGPALETLPVLAAEGYGPFDVVFIDADKPSNPDYLAWSVELTRPGSLIIADNVVRDGEVVDAESTDPKVQGVRRFTELVAADPTLSATALQTVGDKGYDGLMAVLVTEAG
- a CDS encoding GNAT family N-acetyltransferase — encoded protein: MSQHQNDASVRPITDADVPTAVDSLTWAFADYPYTRYVIAADDHEGRIRQFQELCLTRIGMPYGRVWVAEEGRAVAVWATPDQDPSPAFAEIGPLIGELAGDRAAAFEAAEQIVAPHRPQEPVWFLNTVAVAPEAQGRGLGSAVLAPGIEAAERAGHPAFLETSSERNVAFYERLGFKVTADVQLPDNGLRTWCMRRDPR
- a CDS encoding DUF3626 domain-containing protein, translated to MSAEAPRTEAPRTEAPRTRQERALRHVGQLSSGPPLDPALRVTLNFHPDRSIRGRPILGALAEDGTYRSQFVTGTSNGGLTAHPGGDRWRWESRIFDGAYDDAPAHDRPVYGALNFRHTSYGAAPRFGSAHFRLTVGTAARTTFCYPDSLLEPSDFGVAGRMRLIELARTGGRDALDDYIEAQIHGPVRLDRDVEALVLDPCYRGTAVEAAARRLACPVEWHPGFRLTVEELRRHPGYRGRPYVDLGTRLAVDGALDPRIVGDAARLGHYDPQAVKKVWHCLARFGAPPESHPGARDAGQRSVG